One genomic window of Nicotiana sylvestris chromosome 10, ASM39365v2, whole genome shotgun sequence includes the following:
- the LOC104250043 gene encoding uncharacterized protein isoform X2 — protein sequence MESIGDLEGKDFSDTWRRKSLRLLLLRFTKVIFYKFKVSDNSMDDHQQSLSPVSLVHTKMVNIIKKTRVSEVDTKKKKRVSVKKLQGSWAVAFTFLDFLLYVVCFFLSSVASIIFIIILFFF from the exons ATGGAGAGTATTGGAGATTTAGAAGGAAAAGATTTTAGCG ATACTTGGAGACGAAAATCTCTGAGGCTTTTGCTGCTGAGATTCACAAAGGTTATTTTCTACAAATTCAAG GTTTCTGATAACTCAATGGACGATCACCAACAATCACTATCACCTGTTTCACTTGTTCACACAAAGATG GTTAACATAATCAAGAAGACTAGAGTTAGTGAAGTTGACACAAAGAAAAAAAAGCGGGTAAGTGTGAAAAAATTACAAGGTTCTTGGGCGGTTGCGTTCACTTTCTTGGATTTTTTGCTTTATGTTGTCTGTTTCTTTCTCTCTTCAGTTGCTAGTATTATATTCattattattttgtttttcttttag
- the LOC104250043 gene encoding uncharacterized protein isoform X1 codes for MRIALEEKLSEAKKEIEATEKKLFESKEEIKAMEEKMLEASKDMDAKIEDKVKLGINAYLKSLGITIGSIKKLSGDEQVSDNSMDDHQQSLSPVSLVHTKMVNIIKKTRVSEVDTKKKKRVSVKKLQGSWAVAFTFLDFLLYVVCFFLSSVASIIFIIILFFF; via the exons ATGAGAATTGCATTGGAAGAAAAATTGTCTGAAGCAAAAAAAGAAATAGAAGCGACGGAGAAAAAGTTATTtgaatcaaaagaagaaataaaagcgATGGAGGAAAAAATGTTAGAAGCATCAAAGGATATGGATGCAAAAATAGAAGATAAAGTAAAGCTAGGTATAAATGCATATCTAAAATCTTTGGGTATTACTATTGGctcaattaagaaattatctGGTGATGAGCAG GTTTCTGATAACTCAATGGACGATCACCAACAATCACTATCACCTGTTTCACTTGTTCACACAAAGATG GTTAACATAATCAAGAAGACTAGAGTTAGTGAAGTTGACACAAAGAAAAAAAAGCGGGTAAGTGTGAAAAAATTACAAGGTTCTTGGGCGGTTGCGTTCACTTTCTTGGATTTTTTGCTTTATGTTGTCTGTTTCTTTCTCTCTTCAGTTGCTAGTATTATATTCattattattttgtttttcttttag